One part of the Haliaeetus albicilla chromosome 9, bHalAlb1.1, whole genome shotgun sequence genome encodes these proteins:
- the SEZ6 gene encoding seizure protein 6 homolog isoform X2: MGSPPPALLLPLLAALLRVPAHGFNGLARKTGENAEAEGEPTALPTPAEREAEAHFVSTAPTLKLLNHHPLLEDLLHEAFLKKDYLGQAPFLPAGPGPLLPAGALQPAPGPPAPEPPPRTPALPRAAFPTDPLTTPAGRPGPWGDAWGAVPGADPSWSSTGVPESSPASPSWAPTTPGTSLGPRAGAGVVPRDEEGTTTTSTITTTTVTTLQGPAPCNRTLAGPEGWLVSPEPAVVPYDGSLDCTYTISVYPGYGVELKVQNISLAEGETLTVESAGGLEPTLLANESFLLRGQVIRSPANLLTLRFQSPRPPSPGSYCFRYQAYLLSCPFPARPAFGEVSVSSLHPGGDARFRCAAGYQLQGARRLTCRNATRPFWSAREPLCLAVCGGVVRNATVGRIVSPGFPGNYSNNLTCHWLLEAPAGHRLHLHFEKVSLAEDDDRLIIRNGNNVEAPPVYDSYEVEYLPIEGLLSTGHHFFVELTTDSSGAAAGMALRYEAFEQGHCYEPFVKYGNFTASDSRYPVGTTVEFSCDPGYTLEQGSTIIECVDPSDPQWNETEPACRAVCSGELTDTAGVVLSPNWPEAYGKGQDCIWGLHVEEDKRVMLDVRVLRLGTGDMLTFYDGDDLTARILGQYTGARGRFKLYASTADVTVQFQSDPGAGAFAYRQGFVIHFSEVPRNDTCPELPDIANGWKTSSQPELLHGTVVTYHCYPGFQLAGTDLLMCHWDLTWSGDLPSCERVTSCRDPGDAEHSRRVVSSPKFPVGATVQYVCDKGYILAGAGTLTCHDRAAGGPKWSDRLPKCIPETYEPCHNPGVPAGGRQSPERRLYPAGATLRFSCTAGRVLLGEGSLRCLPGHPSRWSGSPPICKAASYDEFYSNRNLDAVAKAVPSGTALEGTNVAIAVFLPVLVVALLIGGIYLYFSKLQGKPALQLPLAGSHPYDHITVESAFDNPTYETGETREYEVSI, encoded by the exons gcTTCAATGGGCTGGCGAGGAAAACCGGGGAGAACGCTGAGGCCGAGGGGGAGCCGACGGCCCTACCCACGCCGGCAGAGCGGGAGGCAGAGGCTCACTTCGTGAGCACGGCACCCACACTGAAGCTCCTCAACCATCACCCGCTGCTGGAGGACCTGCTGCACGAAGCCTTCCTGAAGAAGGACTACCTGGGCCAGGCGCCATTCCTGCctgccggccccggcccccttCTGCCCGCCGGTGCCCTCCAGCCGGCCCCTGGCCCCCCGGCCCCTGAACCCCCACCGcgcaccccagccctgcccagggctgcctTCCCCACCGACCCGCTGACCACGCCGGCAGGGCGCCCGGGGCCGTGGGGGGATGCGTGGGGGGCCGTGCCGGGTGCCGACCCCTCATGGTCCTCCACCGGGGTGCCGGAGTCGAGCCCCGCATCCCCCAGCTGGGCACCCACCACACCCGGCACATCCCTAGGACCCCGCGCCGGGGCCGGCGTGGTCCCCAGAGACGAGGAGGggaccaccaccacctccaccatcaccaccaccaccgtcACCACGCTGCAGGGACCAG CCCCCTGCAACCGAACCCTGGCGGGTCCTGAGGGCTGGCTGGTGTCCCCGGAGCCGGCCGTTGTCCCCTACGATGGCAGCCTGGACTGCACCTACACCATCTCCGTCTACCCTGGCTACGGCGTGGAGCTCAAG GTACAGAACATCAGCCTGGCGGAGGGGGAGACGCTGACGGTGGAGAGCGCGGGGGGCCTGGAGCCCACCCTCCTGGCCAACGAGTCCTTCCTGCTGCGGGGCCAGGTCATCCGCAGCCCGGCCAACCTCCTCACCCTCCGCTTCCagagcccccggccccccagTCCCGGCTCCTACTGCTTCCGCTACCAAG CCTACCTGCTGAGCTGCCCCTTCCCAGCACGGCCGGCTTTCGGGGAGGTCTCGGTCAGCAGCCTGCACCCCGGCGGGGATGCCCGTTTCCGCTGTGCCGCCGGCTACCAGCTGCAGGGCGCCCGCCGGCTCACTTGCCGCAATGCCACCCGTCCCTTCTGGAGCGCCCGTGAGCCCCTCTGCCTCG CGGTGTGCGGCGGGGTGGTCCGGAATGCCACGGTGGGACGCATCGTCTCGCCCGGCTTCCCTGGGAACTACAGCAACAACTTGACATGCCACTGGCTGCTGGAGGCACCCGCCGGCCACCGCCTGCACCTCCACTTTGAGAAGGTCTCGCTGGCAGAGGATGACGACAG GCTCATCATCCGCAACGGCAACAACGTGGAGGCACCACCGGTGTACGACTCTTACGAGGTGGAGTACCTGCCCATCGAGGGGCTCCTCAGCACCGGGCATCACTTCTTTGTGGAGCTCACCACCGACAGCAGCGGGGCCGCTGCAGGCATGGCGCTGCGCTACGAGG CCTTCGAGCAGGGGCATTGCTACGAGCCCTTCGTCAAGTACGGGAACTTCACGGCCAGTGACTCCCGGTACCCCGTGGGCACCACGGTGGAGTTCAGCTGTGACCCCGGCTacacgctggagcagggctcCACCATCATTGAGTGCGTTGACCCCAGCGACCCGCAGTGGAACGAGACGGAGCCGGCGTGTCGCG CGGTGTGCAGTGGGGAGCTGACGGACACGGCCGGTGTGGTGCTGTCGCCCAACTGGCCGGAGGCGTACGGCAAGGGCCAGGACTGCATCTGGGGGCTGCACGTGGAGGAGGACAAGCGCGTCATGCTGGACGTCCGCGT GTTGCGGCTGGGCACGGGGGACATGCTGACCTTCTACGATGGGGACGACCTGACGGCGCGCATCCTGGGCCAGTACACAGGCGCCCGTGGCCGCTTCAAGCTCTACGCCTCCACCGCTGATGTCACTGTCCAGTTCCAGTCCGACCCTGGTGCCGGCGCCTTTGCCTATCGGCAAGGCTTTGTCATCCACTTCTCCG AGGTCCCCCGTAACGACACCTGCCCCGAGCTGCCGGACATCGCCAACGGCTGGAAGACGTCCTCGCAGCCAGAACTGCTCCATGGCACCGTGGTCACCTACCATTGCTACCCTGGCTTCCAGCTGGCCGGCACCGACCTCTTGATGTGCCACTGGGACCTGACATGGAGTGGCGACCTGCCCTCCTGTGAGCGGG TGACCTCCTGCCGGGACCCCGGGGATGCCGAGCACAGCCGCAGGGTGGTCTCCAGCCCTAAATTCCCAGTGGGAGCTACTGTGCAGTACGTCTGCGACAAGGGCTACATCCTGGCGGGTGCCGGGACCCTCACCTGCCACGACCGCGCCGCGGGGGGACCCAAGTGGAGCGACCGTCTCCCCAAGTGTATCC CGGAGACGTATGAGCCTTGCCACAACCCCGGCGTGCCGGCGGGCGGGCGACAGAGCCCCGAGCGGCGGCTGTACCCGGCGGGAGCCACCTTACGCTTCTCCTGCACTGCCGGACGGGTGCTGCTGGGCGAGGGCAGCCTGCGCTGCCTGCCCGGGCACCCCTCACGCTGGAGCGGCTCCCCTCCCATCTGCAAGGCGG CCTCCTATGATGAGTTTTACAGCAACCGCAACCTGGATG CTGTGGCCAAGGCCGTGCCCTCGGGGACGGCGCTGGAAGGCACCAACGTCGCCATCGCCGTCTTCCTGCCCGTGCTGGTGGTGGCCCTGCTCATTGGGGGCATTTACCTCTACTTCTCCAA GCTCCAGGGaaaaccagccctgcagctgccccTTGCCGGCTCCCACCCTTACGACCACATCACGGTGGAGTCGGCTTTCGACAACCCCACTTACGAGACAGGA gagACGAGGGAATATGAAGTGTCCATCTAG
- the SEZ6 gene encoding seizure protein 6 homolog isoform X1: MGSPPPALLLPLLAALLRVPAHGFNGLARKTGENAEAEGEPTALPTPAEREAEAHFVSTAPTLKLLNHHPLLEDLLHEAFLKKDYLGQAPFLPAGPGPLLPAGALQPAPGPPAPEPPPRTPALPRAAFPTDPLTTPAGRPGPWGDAWGAVPGADPSWSSTGVPESSPASPSWAPTTPGTSLGPRAGAGVVPRDEEGTTTTSTITTTTVTTLQGPAPCNRTLAGPEGWLVSPEPAVVPYDGSLDCTYTISVYPGYGVELKVQNISLAEGETLTVESAGGLEPTLLANESFLLRGQVIRSPANLLTLRFQSPRPPSPGSYCFRYQAYLLSCPFPARPAFGEVSVSSLHPGGDARFRCAAGYQLQGARRLTCRNATRPFWSAREPLCLAVCGGVVRNATVGRIVSPGFPGNYSNNLTCHWLLEAPAGHRLHLHFEKVSLAEDDDRLIIRNGNNVEAPPVYDSYEVEYLPIEGLLSTGHHFFVELTTDSSGAAAGMALRYEAFEQGHCYEPFVKYGNFTASDSRYPVGTTVEFSCDPGYTLEQGSTIIECVDPSDPQWNETEPACRAVCSGELTDTAGVVLSPNWPEAYGKGQDCIWGLHVEEDKRVMLDVRVLRLGTGDMLTFYDGDDLTARILGQYTGARGRFKLYASTADVTVQFQSDPGAGAFAYRQGFVIHFSEVPRNDTCPELPDIANGWKTSSQPELLHGTVVTYHCYPGFQLAGTDLLMCHWDLTWSGDLPSCERVTSCRDPGDAEHSRRVVSSPKFPVGATVQYVCDKGYILAGAGTLTCHDRAAGGPKWSDRLPKCIPETYEPCHNPGVPAGGRQSPERRLYPAGATLRFSCTAGRVLLGEGSLRCLPGHPSRWSGSPPICKAASYDEFYSNRNLDAVAKAVPSGTALEGTNVAIAVFLPVLVVALLIGGIYLYFSKLQGKPALQLPLAGSHPYDHITVESAFDNPTYETGSVFFAGDEGI; this comes from the exons gcTTCAATGGGCTGGCGAGGAAAACCGGGGAGAACGCTGAGGCCGAGGGGGAGCCGACGGCCCTACCCACGCCGGCAGAGCGGGAGGCAGAGGCTCACTTCGTGAGCACGGCACCCACACTGAAGCTCCTCAACCATCACCCGCTGCTGGAGGACCTGCTGCACGAAGCCTTCCTGAAGAAGGACTACCTGGGCCAGGCGCCATTCCTGCctgccggccccggcccccttCTGCCCGCCGGTGCCCTCCAGCCGGCCCCTGGCCCCCCGGCCCCTGAACCCCCACCGcgcaccccagccctgcccagggctgcctTCCCCACCGACCCGCTGACCACGCCGGCAGGGCGCCCGGGGCCGTGGGGGGATGCGTGGGGGGCCGTGCCGGGTGCCGACCCCTCATGGTCCTCCACCGGGGTGCCGGAGTCGAGCCCCGCATCCCCCAGCTGGGCACCCACCACACCCGGCACATCCCTAGGACCCCGCGCCGGGGCCGGCGTGGTCCCCAGAGACGAGGAGGggaccaccaccacctccaccatcaccaccaccaccgtcACCACGCTGCAGGGACCAG CCCCCTGCAACCGAACCCTGGCGGGTCCTGAGGGCTGGCTGGTGTCCCCGGAGCCGGCCGTTGTCCCCTACGATGGCAGCCTGGACTGCACCTACACCATCTCCGTCTACCCTGGCTACGGCGTGGAGCTCAAG GTACAGAACATCAGCCTGGCGGAGGGGGAGACGCTGACGGTGGAGAGCGCGGGGGGCCTGGAGCCCACCCTCCTGGCCAACGAGTCCTTCCTGCTGCGGGGCCAGGTCATCCGCAGCCCGGCCAACCTCCTCACCCTCCGCTTCCagagcccccggccccccagTCCCGGCTCCTACTGCTTCCGCTACCAAG CCTACCTGCTGAGCTGCCCCTTCCCAGCACGGCCGGCTTTCGGGGAGGTCTCGGTCAGCAGCCTGCACCCCGGCGGGGATGCCCGTTTCCGCTGTGCCGCCGGCTACCAGCTGCAGGGCGCCCGCCGGCTCACTTGCCGCAATGCCACCCGTCCCTTCTGGAGCGCCCGTGAGCCCCTCTGCCTCG CGGTGTGCGGCGGGGTGGTCCGGAATGCCACGGTGGGACGCATCGTCTCGCCCGGCTTCCCTGGGAACTACAGCAACAACTTGACATGCCACTGGCTGCTGGAGGCACCCGCCGGCCACCGCCTGCACCTCCACTTTGAGAAGGTCTCGCTGGCAGAGGATGACGACAG GCTCATCATCCGCAACGGCAACAACGTGGAGGCACCACCGGTGTACGACTCTTACGAGGTGGAGTACCTGCCCATCGAGGGGCTCCTCAGCACCGGGCATCACTTCTTTGTGGAGCTCACCACCGACAGCAGCGGGGCCGCTGCAGGCATGGCGCTGCGCTACGAGG CCTTCGAGCAGGGGCATTGCTACGAGCCCTTCGTCAAGTACGGGAACTTCACGGCCAGTGACTCCCGGTACCCCGTGGGCACCACGGTGGAGTTCAGCTGTGACCCCGGCTacacgctggagcagggctcCACCATCATTGAGTGCGTTGACCCCAGCGACCCGCAGTGGAACGAGACGGAGCCGGCGTGTCGCG CGGTGTGCAGTGGGGAGCTGACGGACACGGCCGGTGTGGTGCTGTCGCCCAACTGGCCGGAGGCGTACGGCAAGGGCCAGGACTGCATCTGGGGGCTGCACGTGGAGGAGGACAAGCGCGTCATGCTGGACGTCCGCGT GTTGCGGCTGGGCACGGGGGACATGCTGACCTTCTACGATGGGGACGACCTGACGGCGCGCATCCTGGGCCAGTACACAGGCGCCCGTGGCCGCTTCAAGCTCTACGCCTCCACCGCTGATGTCACTGTCCAGTTCCAGTCCGACCCTGGTGCCGGCGCCTTTGCCTATCGGCAAGGCTTTGTCATCCACTTCTCCG AGGTCCCCCGTAACGACACCTGCCCCGAGCTGCCGGACATCGCCAACGGCTGGAAGACGTCCTCGCAGCCAGAACTGCTCCATGGCACCGTGGTCACCTACCATTGCTACCCTGGCTTCCAGCTGGCCGGCACCGACCTCTTGATGTGCCACTGGGACCTGACATGGAGTGGCGACCTGCCCTCCTGTGAGCGGG TGACCTCCTGCCGGGACCCCGGGGATGCCGAGCACAGCCGCAGGGTGGTCTCCAGCCCTAAATTCCCAGTGGGAGCTACTGTGCAGTACGTCTGCGACAAGGGCTACATCCTGGCGGGTGCCGGGACCCTCACCTGCCACGACCGCGCCGCGGGGGGACCCAAGTGGAGCGACCGTCTCCCCAAGTGTATCC CGGAGACGTATGAGCCTTGCCACAACCCCGGCGTGCCGGCGGGCGGGCGACAGAGCCCCGAGCGGCGGCTGTACCCGGCGGGAGCCACCTTACGCTTCTCCTGCACTGCCGGACGGGTGCTGCTGGGCGAGGGCAGCCTGCGCTGCCTGCCCGGGCACCCCTCACGCTGGAGCGGCTCCCCTCCCATCTGCAAGGCGG CCTCCTATGATGAGTTTTACAGCAACCGCAACCTGGATG CTGTGGCCAAGGCCGTGCCCTCGGGGACGGCGCTGGAAGGCACCAACGTCGCCATCGCCGTCTTCCTGCCCGTGCTGGTGGTGGCCCTGCTCATTGGGGGCATTTACCTCTACTTCTCCAA GCTCCAGGGaaaaccagccctgcagctgccccTTGCCGGCTCCCACCCTTACGACCACATCACGGTGGAGTCGGCTTTCGACAACCCCACTTACGAGACAGGA tctgttttctttgcaggagACGAGGGAATATGA